The Edaphobacter sp. 12200R-103 genome contains a region encoding:
- a CDS encoding response regulator, translating to MQLSVRSQLDTLKDEFISTVSHELRTPLTSIRGALGLLASGTIGELDPRAMNLLRIATTNTDRLIRLINDILDLERMESGRAPLQIRRCSLRDLCDQAIETMTPMAEDHAVHLELVPFSEGKTPDSLFFDGDSDRILQVLTNLLSNAIKFSPAASTVRIHIDATSDSLLLKVVDEGRGIPADKLDSIFDRFQQVEHADARQRGGTGLGLSICRSIVQQHSGAIWAQRNLIKGTTMFVMLPRTARATDIVPLPPSLPQVEGAILICDDDANIRTVVSGHLTRQGYKVIEASSGEEALTLASEQPIEAILLDLYMPGLSGWETLQRLRDNPNTADIPVVVLSVLSSNLQNHLSGDAQGWVQKPFNENLLFAELGRVLHHGDGPANVLLVEDDDDLASVLMANFAGASVHIDHTSTRQQAIRHCVGRRPDLVILDITLPDGDGFSFVEWLRQQPPLRSMPIVVYSGHELSDVEMSKLRLGPTEFLIKAKVQPEEVETLVRSMVHRLRSHPTQLVTADPAA from the coding sequence ATGCAGCTCTCGGTGCGTTCGCAGCTGGATACGCTGAAAGATGAGTTCATCTCTACTGTTTCTCACGAGTTGCGAACCCCTTTGACCAGCATCCGCGGTGCCCTTGGTCTTCTTGCGTCCGGGACGATCGGTGAACTTGATCCTCGCGCCATGAACCTGCTGCGGATCGCCACGACCAACACCGACCGCCTGATCCGACTCATCAACGACATTCTCGATCTGGAGAGGATGGAATCCGGGAGAGCTCCCCTGCAGATTCGCCGGTGCTCCCTGCGCGATCTCTGTGACCAGGCGATCGAGACCATGACCCCCATGGCGGAGGATCATGCCGTCCACCTGGAGCTGGTGCCGTTCTCCGAAGGGAAAACTCCCGATTCCCTGTTCTTTGATGGAGATTCGGATCGCATCCTGCAGGTCCTGACCAATCTCCTCTCCAATGCCATCAAGTTCTCCCCGGCGGCTTCGACCGTACGGATTCACATTGACGCCACCTCGGACTCTCTGCTCCTGAAGGTCGTAGACGAAGGACGCGGGATTCCAGCCGATAAGCTCGACTCGATTTTCGATCGCTTTCAACAGGTCGAGCACGCCGATGCCAGGCAACGCGGAGGCACCGGCCTTGGCCTGTCAATCTGCCGCAGCATCGTACAGCAGCACAGTGGCGCCATCTGGGCTCAGCGCAACCTTATTAAGGGAACGACGATGTTCGTTATGCTGCCGCGTACCGCGCGAGCGACCGATATCGTCCCGCTGCCGCCGTCCCTACCTCAGGTCGAGGGAGCCATTCTTATCTGCGACGATGACGCGAATATCCGGACAGTCGTCTCAGGTCACCTTACCCGGCAGGGCTATAAGGTCATCGAAGCTTCCAGCGGCGAAGAGGCATTGACCCTCGCATCGGAACAGCCGATCGAAGCGATCCTGCTGGACCTCTACATGCCGGGCCTCAGTGGATGGGAGACGCTGCAGCGACTACGCGATAATCCAAATACTGCCGATATTCCGGTCGTTGTGTTGAGCGTCCTGTCCTCCAATCTGCAGAACCACCTCTCGGGCGATGCCCAGGGTTGGGTGCAAAAGCCATTCAACGAGAATCTCCTCTTCGCAGAGCTGGGCCGTGTACTTCACCACGGGGACGGTCCTGCAAATGTGCTTCTGGTAGAAGATGATGACGATCTGGCGAGCGTTCTGATGGCAAATTTCGCAGGCGCCAGCGTTCACATCGACCATACTTCTACCCGGCAGCAGGCGATTCGCCATTGCGTAGGCCGGCGCCCGGACCTGGTGATCCTGGACATTACACTTCCCGACGGAGACGGCTTCTCCTTCGTGGAATGGCTTCGTCAGCAGCCTCCGCTCCGAAGCATGCCCATTGTTGTGTATTCCGGCCACGAGCTCTCCGATGTCGAGATGTCAAAGCTTCGCCTGGGTCCTACCGAGTTCCTTATAAAGGCCAAGGTACAGCCCGAGGAGGTAGAAACCCTTGTCCGTTCAATGGTTCACCGCCTGCGGTCCCACCCGACTCAGCTTGTCACTGCTGACCCAGCCGCATAA
- a CDS encoding response regulator, translated as MRRILIIDDEDDIREVASLSLEATAGWQVLTASSGAQGIEIAKVHQPDAILMDVMMPGVDGPTTFRQMQQTPEISHIPVLLLTAKVQGVDKRRFADLGVAAVLFKPFDPLTLAEQIAGALKWNPSPAPATRVASSAPK; from the coding sequence ATGCGGCGAATCCTGATTATTGACGACGAGGACGATATCCGTGAGGTGGCTTCTCTCTCCCTGGAAGCCACCGCGGGGTGGCAAGTCTTGACAGCCAGTTCTGGCGCGCAGGGGATAGAAATCGCCAAGGTTCATCAACCTGACGCCATTCTGATGGATGTCATGATGCCAGGCGTCGACGGTCCCACCACTTTCCGACAGATGCAGCAGACGCCGGAGATATCGCACATTCCCGTGCTTTTGCTCACAGCCAAGGTACAGGGCGTGGACAAAAGGCGGTTTGCCGATCTGGGGGTCGCAGCTGTGCTTTTTAAGCCATTCGATCCCCTGACGTTGGCCGAACAGATCGCGGGCGCGCTTAAATGGAATCCATCTCCTGCCCCGGCAACGCGGGTCGCCTCCTCTGCACCAAAGTAA
- a CDS encoding Hpt domain-containing protein, translated as MTNYSMTPISQPDPEIFALLEDLWKRHLPVTRERLDLLQQAVQMAVAGSLDETKRDEAQTVAHKLAGNLGMFGYREAGEIAGEIEHHFKTLVPSAANELSTYMQRLLASLDGHI; from the coding sequence ATGACGAACTACTCCATGACACCTATCTCCCAGCCCGATCCTGAAATTTTTGCGCTTTTGGAGGACCTGTGGAAGCGCCATCTCCCTGTCACACGGGAACGCCTTGACCTGCTCCAGCAGGCTGTGCAGATGGCGGTTGCCGGAAGCCTCGACGAGACAAAACGAGATGAGGCCCAGACGGTAGCACACAAACTGGCCGGAAACCTTGGCATGTTTGGGTACAGGGAGGCCGGCGAGATCGCCGGAGAGATTGAGCATCACTTCAAGACGCTCGTTCCCTCTGCGGCCAACGAACTCAGCACCTACATGCAGCGCCTGCTAGCATCCCTGGACGGACACATCTAG
- a CDS encoding glycoside hydrolase family 88 protein, producing MKLFSVMALGSAVAIQAMTGAAIQAEGALRIDQPSAKMADSVMKEWPKAVISTENHPANWGYEEGVLLDGMAAQWHTTANGDEFRYIKAAVDKYVADDGSIRSYHADAHSLDEIEMARSVLLVYRVTHQAKYYIAAKYVHDQLALQPRTASRGYWHKQIYPNQMWLDGAYMAEPFRAEYAVTFQQPEDFNDIAKQLLLMDQHMRDPKTGLLRHGWDESKQMKWADPQTGLSPEAWGRAMGWYAMSLVDVLDWFPADHSDRPELVRALNRVAKAVVAYQDKKTGLWWQVMDQGARKGNFTEASASCMFTYALAKGVRMGYLPQADLAPAKRAWGAIQKTFVKTGADGLTSLDGTVKVGGLGGSPYRSGTFDYYIGEKTRVNDAKGIGAFLLAGSEMAQAPTEALGQGKTVMVDAWFNSQTRKNAAGQTELFHYKWDDDTNSGFAFFGRAFQRYGAKLATLKTAPTVADLKEAQVYILVSPDIPARNPNPHYMDKASGDAIEAWVKAGGVLLLMENDNTNSEFDHFNTLSERFGIHFNAVLRNTVQNNNWPQGTIMIPKGTGVFQYPHKAYLKEISTITPSAPAKAILTDKGDVLMAVAKVGKGTVFAVVDPWIYNEYVDRRNHLPLDFDGFDASIDLAGWAIRQSK from the coding sequence ATGAAGCTGTTTTCTGTGATGGCTCTCGGTAGTGCGGTCGCCATTCAGGCGATGACGGGAGCAGCAATACAGGCCGAAGGAGCCCTCAGGATCGATCAGCCATCGGCAAAGATGGCCGATTCGGTAATGAAGGAGTGGCCGAAAGCGGTCATCAGCACAGAGAATCATCCCGCCAACTGGGGATATGAAGAGGGAGTGCTGCTGGATGGAATGGCAGCGCAGTGGCATACGACAGCCAATGGGGACGAGTTTCGCTACATCAAGGCCGCGGTGGACAAGTACGTTGCCGACGACGGCTCCATCCGTAGCTATCATGCCGATGCCCACAGCCTCGACGAGATTGAGATGGCCCGGTCGGTTCTGCTGGTCTATCGCGTTACTCACCAGGCGAAGTACTACATCGCCGCTAAATACGTGCATGACCAGCTTGCCCTTCAGCCCAGGACGGCCAGCAGAGGCTACTGGCACAAGCAGATCTACCCCAACCAGATGTGGCTCGATGGGGCCTATATGGCGGAGCCGTTCCGCGCGGAGTATGCCGTCACCTTTCAGCAGCCCGAGGACTTCAATGACATTGCGAAGCAACTTCTGCTGATGGATCAACATATGCGCGATCCCAAAACGGGCCTGTTGCGTCATGGATGGGATGAATCGAAGCAAATGAAGTGGGCCGATCCGCAGACGGGTCTGTCGCCGGAGGCCTGGGGCCGCGCGATGGGCTGGTACGCCATGTCCCTGGTCGACGTGCTGGACTGGTTTCCCGCGGATCATTCGGATCGTCCTGAGTTGGTCCGCGCCTTGAATCGCGTTGCCAAGGCTGTCGTAGCCTACCAGGATAAGAAGACGGGCCTCTGGTGGCAGGTTATGGACCAGGGAGCGCGCAAGGGTAACTTTACGGAAGCCTCGGCGAGCTGCATGTTCACCTATGCGCTGGCCAAGGGCGTTCGGATGGGATACCTGCCGCAGGCTGACCTTGCTCCCGCCAAACGGGCATGGGGCGCGATTCAGAAGACCTTCGTCAAGACAGGGGCGGATGGCTTGACCTCACTGGACGGAACGGTAAAGGTTGGCGGCCTGGGAGGTTCACCGTACCGCTCAGGAACCTTCGACTATTACATTGGTGAGAAAACCAGAGTTAACGACGCGAAGGGAATCGGAGCGTTTCTGTTGGCGGGTTCGGAGATGGCGCAGGCTCCGACCGAAGCGCTAGGCCAAGGCAAGACCGTTATGGTGGACGCGTGGTTCAATTCGCAGACACGGAAGAACGCTGCCGGACAGACGGAGCTGTTCCATTACAAGTGGGACGATGATACGAACTCGGGCTTTGCCTTTTTCGGTCGGGCATTTCAGAGGTATGGCGCAAAACTGGCGACCCTGAAAACAGCTCCCACGGTGGCTGATCTGAAAGAGGCCCAAGTCTATATCCTGGTCTCTCCCGATATCCCGGCCCGTAACCCCAACCCGCACTATATGGACAAGGCAAGCGGAGACGCCATCGAGGCGTGGGTGAAGGCCGGAGGGGTTCTTCTGCTGATGGAGAACGATAACACCAACTCAGAGTTCGATCACTTCAATACGTTGAGTGAGCGATTTGGGATTCACTTCAACGCGGTCCTGCGGAATACAGTGCAGAACAACAATTGGCCGCAGGGAACGATAATGATCCCAAAGGGAACCGGTGTCTTTCAGTATCCGCACAAAGCTTACCTGAAGGAAATCTCGACAATCACGCCTTCGGCTCCAGCAAAGGCTATTCTCACGGACAAGGGCGATGTCCTGATGGCTGTTGCAAAGGTCGGCAAGGGGACGGTGTTCGCCGTCGTCGATCCCTGGATTTATAACGAGTACGTCGATCGACGGAATCACCTGCCACTCGACTTCGATGGCTTTGATGCCTCGATTGACCTTGCCGGCTGGGCGATTCGGCAGTCGAAATAA
- a CDS encoding DNRLRE domain-containing protein, which translates to MPALAAEMTLVADAHVNSARPAANSGTISNLNVGAGYTSLLQFGLSALPSGTTPTQISRAILRLYCNRVDAAGSIRLQAITSSWGEYSVTYGTMPAMSPSVLATTSVDQSGAYVPIDVTALVQGWLTDPASNNGIALTSADAAVQFDSKENDLTGHAPRLEVVLVSQGPAGPKGDTGATGPQGPAGPVGSQGQQGPQGLAGPSGPEGPRGPAGPVGMTFRGEYQADVIYGAGDGVTYGGAAYVSMTDGNLGNKPDSSPVSWSKFAAGTQGPQGPAGVAGPIGPQGLQGPTGPAGATGPPGLQGATGPQGPAGSTGPPGPAGSQGPQGATGPQGATGPAGPAGVSFKGPWSTASAYRANDAVSYNGSTYLALLTNLAVPPDSSTSAWAILAQMGSAGPTGPAGAAATVSVGTVTTGAPGTAATVTNSGTSGAAVLNFTIPQGVPGANGSSGAGNGGGWGSFASTYHSVSFSSYYYSVSSANAAASEQGSVLTWVPSGCTATSLTAYSQQGNTIQVILRTGVPGSMSATSLVCTVSTNSSCTSTGTVTIAPGNFVDLQITGSNSLLAPVWTAIACN; encoded by the coding sequence ATGCCGGCTTTGGCAGCGGAGATGACCCTGGTGGCTGATGCGCATGTCAACTCTGCTCGGCCCGCGGCGAATAGCGGAACCATCTCTAACCTCAACGTAGGAGCAGGCTACACCTCTCTGCTGCAATTCGGCCTCTCGGCGCTTCCTTCAGGAACAACCCCGACGCAGATCTCACGTGCAATCCTCAGACTTTATTGCAATCGTGTCGATGCGGCAGGCTCGATCCGACTGCAGGCGATCACATCCTCGTGGGGAGAGTACAGCGTGACCTATGGCACGATGCCGGCGATGTCCCCTTCGGTCCTGGCGACCACTTCTGTGGACCAGTCCGGAGCTTATGTGCCGATCGATGTAACGGCGTTGGTCCAGGGTTGGCTGACAGACCCCGCGAGCAATAATGGCATCGCGCTTACATCGGCGGATGCCGCCGTACAGTTTGACAGCAAAGAGAATGATCTGACGGGACATGCGCCGCGTCTTGAAGTTGTACTGGTGTCGCAGGGGCCTGCGGGCCCCAAGGGTGATACAGGAGCAACCGGTCCACAGGGACCAGCCGGGCCGGTAGGATCTCAAGGCCAGCAGGGTCCACAGGGTTTGGCGGGGCCAAGTGGACCTGAAGGTCCCCGAGGTCCAGCCGGGCCGGTAGGAATGACATTTCGCGGCGAGTATCAGGCCGACGTTATCTATGGCGCTGGAGATGGGGTGACCTACGGTGGCGCTGCCTATGTTTCCATGACAGATGGAAACCTGGGGAATAAGCCCGATTCCAGTCCTGTGTCGTGGAGCAAATTTGCGGCGGGAACCCAGGGACCACAAGGTCCGGCTGGTGTTGCAGGACCAATCGGTCCGCAGGGATTACAAGGGCCAACCGGGCCGGCAGGTGCAACAGGACCTCCGGGTTTGCAGGGCGCTACCGGACCACAAGGTCCGGCAGGTTCCACAGGCCCCCCCGGTCCGGCGGGATCGCAGGGCCCACAAGGAGCCACAGGACCTCAGGGAGCAACAGGACCGGCTGGTCCCGCTGGGGTGAGTTTCAAAGGTCCATGGTCCACTGCGAGCGCCTATCGCGCCAATGATGCCGTTTCCTACAACGGAAGCACATATCTGGCGTTGTTGACGAACCTCGCAGTTCCGCCCGACAGCTCAACATCCGCCTGGGCAATCCTGGCTCAGATGGGATCGGCCGGCCCAACCGGGCCTGCCGGTGCGGCGGCAACGGTAAGTGTAGGCACCGTCACAACCGGAGCACCGGGGACGGCGGCTACTGTGACCAATTCCGGTACATCCGGGGCAGCGGTGCTCAATTTCACGATTCCTCAAGGTGTGCCGGGTGCGAATGGGAGTTCCGGAGCTGGAAACGGCGGCGGGTGGGGATCGTTTGCATCGACTTATCATTCGGTCTCGTTCTCCTCGTACTACTACTCGGTTAGCAGCGCAAATGCGGCAGCGAGCGAGCAGGGATCGGTGCTGACCTGGGTGCCCTCCGGATGTACCGCCACAAGTCTGACCGCATACTCTCAGCAGGGCAATACGATCCAGGTCATTCTGCGAACCGGCGTGCCGGGATCGATGTCAGCGACGTCGCTCGTTTGTACGGTCTCCACCAACTCCAGCTGTACCTCGACGGGGACCGTGACGATCGCTCCGGGAAACTTCGTGGACCTGCAGATCACGGGCTCCAATAGCTTGCTGGCGCCTGTCTGGACTGCGATCGCATGCAACTGA
- the pgm gene encoding phosphoglucomutase (alpha-D-glucose-1,6-bisphosphate-dependent), translated as MSSNEINQPGQLPSLDSLVDIPHLVTAYYALHPDPEVAAQRVSFGTSGHRGSSFHASFNDDHIAAITQAIVEYRATEHTLGPLFLARDTHALSEPAFTTALEVLAANDVEVMIDEHLGYTPTPALSHAILTRNANPKLHRADGIVITPSHNPPEDGGFKYNPPSGGPADTSATKWIENRANEIIANGLKDVKRVSYARALGSDKTYRHDYITAYVDDLSNVIDFDILRTTALKLAVDPLGGAGVHYWPRIAEKYRLPLEILNTQVDPTFRFMTLDWDGRIRMDCSSPYAMASMIANKDKYDVSWACDTDHDRHGIVTRSAGLLNPNHYLVVMIQYLFTHRPEWGENTAIGKTLVSSSMIDRVAKGLNRPMLEVPVGFKWFVDGLIDGSLGFVGEESAGASFLRRNGTVWTTDKDGLIPGLLAAEMTARTGRDPGELYRELTAKYGDPVYQRIDAAATKEQKAKLGKLSPSQVTAKELAGEPITAILTEAPGNHAPIGGLKVATENGWFAARPSGTEDVYKIYAESFKGLDHLRKIQAEAQALVDAAIR; from the coding sequence ATGAGTTCCAACGAGATCAATCAGCCTGGCCAGCTTCCCTCTCTCGATTCCCTCGTCGATATTCCTCATCTCGTCACCGCCTATTACGCGCTGCACCCTGACCCGGAAGTTGCTGCCCAGCGCGTCTCTTTCGGCACCTCGGGACACAGAGGATCGTCGTTTCACGCCAGCTTCAACGACGACCACATCGCCGCCATCACGCAGGCCATTGTGGAGTACAGGGCGACGGAGCATACGCTAGGCCCGCTCTTCCTGGCTCGCGACACCCACGCTCTCTCGGAACCTGCCTTCACGACAGCCCTCGAGGTCCTTGCAGCCAACGATGTTGAAGTCATGATCGACGAGCACCTGGGCTATACTCCAACACCCGCGCTGTCCCATGCGATTCTCACCCGGAATGCAAACCCGAAGCTGCATCGTGCCGACGGCATCGTCATCACTCCTTCTCACAATCCACCAGAAGACGGAGGCTTCAAGTACAACCCTCCCAGTGGCGGCCCCGCCGACACATCGGCGACGAAATGGATTGAGAACCGCGCCAACGAGATCATCGCGAATGGCCTGAAGGACGTAAAACGCGTCTCCTATGCCCGCGCTCTCGGCTCCGACAAGACCTACAGGCACGACTACATCACCGCCTACGTGGACGATCTGTCGAACGTCATCGACTTCGACATTTTGCGAACGACTGCCCTCAAGCTGGCGGTCGATCCTCTGGGAGGAGCCGGCGTTCACTACTGGCCGCGCATTGCGGAAAAATATCGTCTCCCCCTCGAGATCCTCAACACCCAAGTCGATCCAACCTTCCGGTTTATGACACTCGATTGGGACGGACGCATTCGCATGGACTGCTCCAGCCCGTACGCCATGGCCAGCATGATCGCGAACAAGGACAAGTATGACGTCTCCTGGGCCTGCGACACTGATCATGACCGTCACGGTATCGTCACGCGATCTGCCGGTCTGCTGAATCCCAATCACTATCTTGTGGTGATGATCCAGTACCTTTTCACGCATCGTCCGGAGTGGGGCGAGAACACAGCGATCGGGAAGACACTGGTCTCCTCCAGCATGATTGACCGTGTTGCCAAAGGATTAAACCGGCCCATGCTCGAGGTTCCTGTCGGCTTTAAATGGTTTGTGGACGGCCTGATCGATGGTTCGCTTGGCTTTGTCGGAGAAGAGTCCGCAGGAGCCAGCTTCCTTCGCCGCAACGGCACGGTCTGGACTACGGATAAGGACGGCCTGATTCCTGGTCTCCTCGCAGCAGAGATGACGGCGCGGACAGGGCGCGATCCGGGCGAACTGTATCGTGAGCTGACGGCGAAGTATGGCGACCCGGTCTATCAGCGCATCGACGCGGCTGCAACCAAGGAGCAGAAGGCCAAGCTCGGCAAACTTTCACCCTCACAGGTAACGGCAAAAGAGCTTGCCGGAGAGCCAATCACGGCCATCCTGACCGAGGCCCCCGGCAACCACGCCCCCATAGGAGGCCTGAAGGTTGCCACGGAAAACGGATGGTTCGCTGCCCGTCCCTCCGGAACCGAAGACGTTTACAAGATCTACGCGGAGAGCTTCAAGGGACTCGATCACCTGAGGAAGATCCAGGCAGAGGCACAGGCTCTGGTCGACGCTGCAATCCGATAA
- a CDS encoding DUF1634 domain-containing protein, which yields MDIQDKQLQKIIGLTLRGGVLTAVAIALVGGAMYLYGHSTEPVSFHTFAGENTPYASPLQIFHRAFLSPGLGIGRRGLAIIQIGIICLLLTPIIRVALSIIGFAMERDRVYVVITSVVLATLICSMLLH from the coding sequence GTGGACATCCAGGACAAACAGCTCCAGAAGATCATTGGACTGACGCTGCGCGGCGGTGTCCTGACGGCGGTCGCGATCGCTCTCGTGGGTGGCGCCATGTACCTCTACGGCCACAGCACGGAGCCGGTCTCGTTCCATACCTTTGCCGGAGAGAACACGCCATATGCCTCCCCCTTGCAGATCTTTCACCGGGCGTTTCTCTCCCCGGGACTCGGGATAGGGAGACGCGGCCTTGCTATCATCCAGATCGGCATCATCTGCCTGCTTCTGACGCCTATCATTCGGGTTGCCCTGTCGATTATTGGCTTTGCGATGGAGCGTGATCGCGTTTACGTGGTTATTACCAGCGTTGTCCTTGCCACGCTGATCTGCAGCATGCTCCTGCACTGA
- a CDS encoding sulfite exporter TauE/SafE family protein has protein sequence MPAYEFALFVFFISTTAGLVGALTGLGGGVIVTPALTLLLGVDIRYAIGASLVSVIATSSGAASAYVRDGLSNIRIGMFLELATTVGAICGAMLASKIPTAVLAVIFGMVLLHASWQSGRMRHEEHVSATGTPFAERMKLNGVYQTKDETIPYGVSHPTGGFSLMYVAGLLSGLLGIGSGALKVIAMDSVMGIPFKVSTATSSFMIGVTGVASAAIYLKRGYIHPVIALPVMLGVLCGAMVGARLLPRLPVRNLRRLFAVVVAVVAVQMIVEGIRGRL, from the coding sequence ATGCCCGCTTACGAGTTCGCGCTGTTTGTCTTCTTTATCTCCACGACAGCAGGACTCGTCGGAGCGCTGACCGGTCTGGGAGGCGGCGTCATCGTCACCCCCGCTCTCACCCTGTTGCTGGGGGTCGACATCCGTTACGCCATTGGGGCGAGCCTGGTCTCGGTGATTGCCACTTCCTCCGGAGCCGCGTCCGCCTATGTGCGCGATGGGCTTTCCAATATACGGATCGGAATGTTTCTGGAACTGGCGACCACGGTTGGCGCTATTTGCGGCGCCATGCTGGCCAGCAAGATTCCTACCGCAGTCCTGGCGGTGATCTTCGGCATGGTGCTCCTTCACGCCTCCTGGCAGAGCGGCCGCATGCGCCACGAGGAACATGTCTCTGCAACAGGTACACCCTTCGCCGAAAGGATGAAGCTGAATGGCGTCTATCAGACCAAAGACGAGACGATCCCTTACGGAGTCTCGCACCCGACAGGTGGATTCAGCCTGATGTACGTGGCCGGACTGCTCTCGGGACTTCTTGGAATCGGTTCAGGTGCGCTGAAGGTGATCGCGATGGACAGCGTCATGGGGATACCCTTCAAGGTCTCCACCGCCACCAGCAGCTTTATGATCGGCGTCACGGGGGTTGCCAGCGCAGCGATCTATCTGAAGCGCGGCTATATTCACCCTGTGATCGCGCTGCCCGTCATGCTTGGGGTGCTCTGTGGAGCGATGGTCGGCGCTCGCCTGCTGCCACGGCTGCCCGTCCGGAATCTGCGGCGGCTGTTCGCGGTGGTCGTCGCCGTTGTCGCGGTCCAGATGATCGTTGAAGGAATCCGGGGGAGGCTCTAG
- a CDS encoding NCS2 family permease: MRSRLEEYFGFAAHGTSWRTEILAGFTTFITMAYIIFVNPEILHETGMPIAAVTAATCLCAAFGSVLMGALANYPLALAPGMGLNAYFTYTVVKAMHVPWQTALGAVFLSGVIFLVLTFTGIRQLLVSAIPHQLHAAVAGGIGLFIAFIGFRNAGIIVPNPTTTVSLGNLHAPTTALALFGLILIAVLQVLRVRAAMLIGVLGTMAMGLVFGQVHWAPVPYHLASLGETAFRLDVRGALRIGAAEIIFVFLFVDLFDNIGTLVAVSERAGLMTPDHQIPRLNRIFFADATATIVGSLTGTSTVTSYIESSAGVAAGGRTGVTAIVTGILFAASLFIAPLVGAIPSFATAPALILVGGLMVTGLGQIEWTDPVIAIPAFLTVTTIPLTWSIADGLSFGLSSYALLEVLTGKAKRSSWMLYLLALLFMVRFFFLHLS, from the coding sequence ATGCGGTCACGACTGGAAGAATACTTTGGCTTTGCCGCACACGGCACCAGTTGGCGAACGGAGATTCTGGCCGGTTTTACGACATTCATCACCATGGCCTACATCATCTTCGTGAACCCCGAGATTCTGCACGAAACCGGGATGCCGATCGCCGCCGTGACAGCCGCGACCTGCCTGTGCGCAGCCTTTGGCAGCGTGCTAATGGGCGCGCTGGCCAACTATCCCTTGGCGCTGGCTCCTGGTATGGGGCTGAACGCCTACTTCACCTACACGGTCGTCAAGGCGATGCACGTGCCGTGGCAGACGGCGCTGGGTGCGGTCTTTCTGTCGGGCGTCATCTTCCTGGTGCTCACTTTTACTGGAATCCGCCAGCTTCTGGTCAGTGCCATCCCGCATCAGCTTCACGCAGCGGTCGCCGGAGGCATCGGCCTCTTCATCGCCTTTATTGGCTTTCGTAACGCAGGCATTATCGTCCCGAACCCAACGACCACGGTCTCATTGGGCAACCTGCACGCTCCCACGACGGCGCTTGCGCTCTTTGGACTCATCCTGATCGCCGTCCTGCAGGTGCTGCGGGTACGCGCCGCCATGCTGATCGGCGTGCTGGGAACGATGGCGATGGGGCTTGTCTTCGGGCAGGTGCACTGGGCCCCGGTTCCCTATCACCTGGCCTCTCTGGGCGAAACCGCCTTCCGGCTCGATGTCCGTGGCGCGCTTAGGATCGGCGCGGCGGAGATCATCTTCGTCTTTCTCTTTGTCGATCTGTTCGACAATATAGGAACACTGGTCGCCGTCTCCGAGCGCGCCGGGCTGATGACCCCGGACCATCAAATCCCCCGGTTGAACCGCATCTTCTTCGCGGACGCGACCGCCACGATTGTCGGATCGCTGACCGGGACCAGCACCGTGACCAGCTATATCGAATCTTCCGCCGGTGTGGCTGCGGGCGGAAGGACCGGCGTGACCGCAATCGTGACAGGAATCCTGTTTGCGGCGTCCCTGTTTATCGCTCCACTGGTGGGAGCCATCCCGAGCTTTGCCACCGCTCCCGCCCTGATCCTCGTGGGTGGCCTGATGGTTACGGGACTTGGCCAGATCGAGTGGACCGATCCAGTCATCGCGATTCCTGCCTTCCTGACGGTAACAACGATTCCTCTGACCTGGTCCATCGCCGATGGCCTGAGCTTCGGACTGAGCAGCTATGCCCTTCTGGAGGTGCTGACCGGAAAGGCCAAACGGTCGAGTTGGATGCTCTACCTGCTGGCGCTGCTCTTTATGGTCCGGTTCTTCTTCCTGCATCTCTCGTAG